A portion of the Longimicrobiaceae bacterium genome contains these proteins:
- a CDS encoding NADH-quinone oxidoreductase subunit J encodes MIQALFWLFAILAASSALLMVTRKSPVASAMWLIGTFFCLAAIYTLLGAYFIGIIQILVYAGAIMILFLFVIMLLNLGNDFEPDIRSNVWKVIAAGTGLVVIALLARAFSGNMAMPLGRTAGPGLLAQGLAERGTVGVIAIPMYTDYMVLLQATAILLLVAVVGAVVLAKRNV; translated from the coding sequence ATGATTCAAGCTCTCTTCTGGCTCTTCGCCATCCTCGCCGCCTCGTCGGCGCTGCTGATGGTGACGCGGAAAAGCCCCGTCGCCAGCGCGATGTGGCTGATCGGCACCTTCTTCTGCCTGGCGGCCATCTACACGCTGCTCGGGGCCTACTTCATCGGGATCATCCAGATCCTGGTGTACGCGGGCGCCATCATGATCCTGTTCCTGTTCGTGATCATGCTGCTGAACCTGGGCAACGACTTCGAGCCCGACATCCGCTCGAACGTGTGGAAGGTGATCGCGGCGGGCACCGGGCTGGTCGTCATCGCCCTGCTCGCCCGCGCCTTCTCCGGCAACATGGCCATGCCGCTGGGTCGCACGGCCGGGCCCGGGCTGCTGGCGCAGGGCCTGGCGGAGCGCGGCACCGTGGGCGTGATCGCCATCCCAATGTACACGGACTACATGGTCCTCCTGCAGGCCACCGCCATCCTGCTCCTCGTCGCGGTGGTCGGCGCCGTGGTCCTCGCCAAGCGGAACGTGTGA